A genomic segment from Sulfuritalea hydrogenivorans sk43H encodes:
- a CDS encoding OsmC family protein: MSHDKQHRYATRTEWSGNLGEGTANYRAYSRDHVISAAGRPDLLGSSDPAFRGDASRWNPEDLLVASLSSCHMLWYLHLCAQAKIVLLAYHDDAAGTMVEGDHDGGRFTQAVLRPVATIAAGGDAVLAKALHEEAHRLCFIANSVNFPVTIEPTVLVAD; this comes from the coding sequence ATGTCCCACGACAAACAACACCGCTATGCCACCCGCACCGAGTGGAGCGGAAACCTCGGCGAAGGAACCGCGAACTACCGGGCCTACTCGCGCGACCATGTGATTTCGGCGGCGGGCCGGCCGGACCTGCTCGGCTCGTCCGATCCGGCATTTCGCGGCGATGCCTCGCGCTGGAATCCGGAAGACCTGCTGGTCGCCTCGCTGTCGTCCTGCCACATGCTGTGGTACCTGCACCTGTGTGCGCAAGCGAAGATAGTGTTGCTGGCCTACCACGACGACGCGGCGGGAACGATGGTCGAGGGTGACCATGACGGCGGGCGATTCACCCAAGCCGTGCTGCGGCCGGTGGCGACGATTGCCGCGGGCGGCGATGCGGTCCTGGCGAAGGCTTTGCACGAGGAGGCGCATCGCCTGTGCTTCATCGCCAACTCGGTGAACTTTCCGGTGACGATCGAACCGACAGTCCTGGTTGCCGACTGA
- a CDS encoding DUF2784 domain-containing protein has product MIERVAADFIVILHLGFILFVGLGAFLSLRWKRAPLLHLPAALWGAAIEFRHGICPLTPLEQRLRAAAGEAGYSGSFIEHYLMPIIYPARLDESTQYLIGTLVVVINLAVYAWVFYRRSCHRSEKAGRGGSSNC; this is encoded by the coding sequence ATGATCGAACGCGTTGCGGCAGACTTCATTGTCATCCTGCATCTCGGTTTCATTCTCTTTGTCGGCCTCGGCGCGTTCCTGTCCCTGCGCTGGAAGCGGGCGCCGTTGCTGCACCTGCCGGCCGCGCTGTGGGGTGCGGCGATCGAATTTCGCCATGGCATCTGCCCGTTGACACCGCTGGAACAGCGGCTCCGCGCGGCGGCGGGCGAGGCGGGATATTCGGGCAGCTTCATCGAACACTACCTGATGCCGATCATTTATCCTGCGAGGCTCGACGAGTCGACACAGTATTTGATCGGCACGCTGGTCGTCGTCATCAATCTCGCGGTCTATGCATGGGTGTTCTACCGGCGCAGTTGTCACAGGTCCGAAAAAGCTGGGCGCGGCGGCTCATCCAACTGCTGA